Proteins encoded together in one Nostoc sp. PCC 7524 window:
- a CDS encoding DNA-directed RNA polymerase subunit beta'', giving the protein MTNEKMIFRNRIVDKGQLRNLISWAFTHYGTARTAVMADKLKDLGFRYATRAGVSISVDDLMVPPTKRSLLESAEEEIRATEARYQRGEITEVERFQKVIDTWNGTSEALKDEVVTHFKQTNPLNSVYMMAFSGARGNISQVRQLVGMRGLMADPQGEIIDLPIKTNFREGLTVTEYIISSYGARKGLVDTALRTADSGYLTRRLVDVSQDVIIREIDCGTTRGIPLRAMTEGSKTLIKLSTRLLGRVVGEDVIHPTTKEVIAPRNTPISDDLAKEIEKAGVTEVVVRSPLTCEAARSVCQHCYGWSLAHAKMVDLGEAVGIIAAQSIGEPGTQLTMRTFHTGGVFTGEVAQQVRSKIDGTVKLPRKLRTRPHRTRHGEDALYVESNGTLILEPRKDGAETPVPQEINVTQGSTLYIVDGQQVKVGQLLAEVALGGRTTRANTEKAVKDVASDLAGEVKFAEVVPEQKTDRQGNTTTTAARGGLIWILSGEVYNLPPGAELVVKNGDSVATNGVLAETKLTTLHGGVVRLPEATPGKSTREIEIITASVVLDQATVTVQSSQGRNNYLITTGNNQVFNLRTTPGTKVQNGQVVAELIDDRYRTTTGGLLKFAGVEVQKKGKAKLGYEVVQGGTLLWIPEETHEVNKDISLLLVEDGQYVEAGTEVVKDIFCQNNGVVEVTQKNDILREVVVKPGELLMVDDPEAVIGKDDTILPAGEELLGRVFNELRYIQYVESPEGPALLSRPVVEFAVPTNPDVPSTTSVSQQTGRSIQMRAVQRLPYKDSERVKSVEGVELLRTQLVLEIEQEGEQEHNASPLAADIELVPDAENPDIQRLQLVILESLVIRRDIAADATQGSTQTSLEVKDGDTIAPGAVVARTQILSKEGGIVRGVQKGTEAVRRCLVLRHNDMVTLNATAQPTVKAGDLIVAGAAIAPGVFAEESGQVVSVKNANAASAGSESALSVQNYSVTIRVGRPYRVSPGAVLQIEDGDLVQRGDNLVLLVFERAKTGDIIQGLPRIEELLEARKPKEACILTKRGGEVKVVYGDGDEAIAIKVVESNGVVTDYPLGPGQNLIVPDGYHVSAGQPVTDGPSNPHEILEIFFSLGSEEGVYACASHALQKVQTFLVNEVQMVYQSQGIDIADKHIEVIVRQMTNKVRIDDGGDTTMLPGELVELRQVEQVNEAMAITGGARAQYTPVLLGITKASLNTDSFISAASFQETTRVLTEAAIEGKSDWLRGLKENVIIGRLIPAGTGYNTYDEPGMIEDYATLDTTSVLDETDDPLDMVLDDRTARAYNLDAPTLTESGFGNRRSILDDDELIADEVHDLVDEDEGDDYEEDDEDDYDDD; this is encoded by the coding sequence ATGACTAACGAAAAGATGATTTTTCGCAATCGCATCGTTGACAAAGGTCAACTGAGAAATTTGATTTCTTGGGCATTTACCCACTATGGAACGGCGCGAACCGCAGTAATGGCGGATAAATTGAAAGATTTAGGGTTTCGCTATGCTACCAGAGCGGGGGTTTCTATCAGCGTTGATGACTTGATGGTACCACCAACGAAGCGGAGTCTGTTGGAGTCAGCCGAGGAAGAAATTCGCGCTACCGAGGCTCGTTACCAAAGGGGTGAAATTACGGAAGTAGAACGCTTCCAAAAGGTAATTGATACCTGGAATGGTACCAGTGAAGCCCTCAAAGATGAAGTAGTCACCCACTTTAAACAGACTAATCCCCTCAACTCTGTATACATGATGGCGTTTTCTGGGGCGCGGGGTAATATCTCCCAAGTACGTCAGTTGGTAGGGATGCGGGGACTGATGGCAGATCCCCAAGGGGAAATTATTGACTTACCTATCAAAACTAACTTCCGTGAAGGACTGACTGTCACCGAGTACATTATTTCCTCTTACGGTGCGCGCAAAGGGTTGGTAGACACCGCTTTACGTACCGCCGACTCTGGTTATCTCACCCGTCGTCTAGTTGACGTATCCCAGGATGTGATCATTCGGGAAATTGATTGTGGTACTACTAGAGGGATTCCCCTACGGGCGATGACTGAAGGTAGCAAAACCCTAATCAAGTTGTCTACACGCTTGTTAGGACGGGTAGTAGGAGAAGATGTGATTCATCCTACTACTAAGGAAGTAATTGCACCGCGCAATACCCCAATTTCTGATGACTTAGCTAAAGAAATTGAAAAGGCTGGGGTGACAGAAGTCGTAGTGCGATCGCCTCTTACCTGTGAAGCTGCCCGTTCAGTATGTCAACATTGCTACGGCTGGAGTTTAGCCCACGCCAAAATGGTAGATTTGGGGGAAGCGGTAGGGATTATCGCTGCCCAAAGTATTGGGGAACCTGGAACCCAGCTCACCATGCGGACATTCCACACTGGGGGTGTATTCACAGGGGAAGTCGCCCAACAAGTACGTTCCAAAATCGATGGTACTGTCAAGCTACCTCGCAAACTGCGGACAAGACCCCATCGTACCCGTCACGGTGAAGATGCCTTGTATGTCGAGAGCAACGGGACTTTGATTCTAGAACCCCGTAAAGATGGGGCAGAAACTCCAGTTCCCCAAGAAATTAATGTTACCCAAGGTTCAACATTATATATAGTTGATGGGCAGCAGGTAAAAGTGGGTCAGTTACTGGCCGAGGTTGCCCTCGGTGGACGCACCACCCGTGCCAACACAGAAAAAGCTGTAAAAGATGTGGCATCTGACTTAGCTGGTGAAGTTAAATTTGCTGAGGTAGTTCCGGAACAAAAAACCGATCGTCAAGGCAACACCACCACTACAGCCGCACGGGGTGGTTTGATTTGGATTTTGTCTGGGGAGGTTTATAACTTACCACCAGGGGCAGAATTGGTGGTCAAGAACGGCGACTCCGTAGCAACTAACGGCGTGTTGGCGGAAACCAAATTAACTACCTTACATGGTGGTGTAGTCCGTTTACCAGAGGCTACCCCAGGCAAGAGTACCAGGGAAATTGAAATTATTACGGCTTCTGTGGTTTTAGACCAAGCCACAGTTACCGTCCAAAGTTCCCAAGGGCGCAACAACTACCTCATCACCACAGGTAATAACCAAGTATTTAACTTGCGGACTACTCCAGGCACAAAAGTTCAGAATGGTCAAGTAGTAGCTGAGTTAATTGATGACCGCTATCGTACCACCACAGGTGGATTGCTCAAGTTTGCTGGTGTAGAAGTCCAGAAAAAAGGCAAAGCCAAACTAGGTTACGAAGTGGTGCAGGGAGGTACACTGTTATGGATTCCCGAAGAAACCCACGAAGTCAACAAAGATATCTCCTTGTTGTTGGTAGAAGATGGTCAGTATGTCGAAGCTGGTACTGAAGTTGTTAAAGACATTTTCTGCCAAAACAATGGTGTAGTTGAAGTCACCCAGAAAAACGACATTTTGCGGGAAGTTGTGGTTAAGCCTGGGGAACTGCTGATGGTAGATGATCCAGAAGCAGTAATCGGTAAAGATGACACCATCCTCCCCGCAGGTGAAGAATTATTGGGACGAGTCTTCAATGAACTGCGTTATATCCAGTATGTGGAATCACCAGAAGGCCCAGCATTGTTAAGCCGTCCCGTGGTAGAGTTTGCTGTACCTACTAATCCTGATGTACCATCTACTACATCTGTCAGCCAACAAACCGGACGTTCAATTCAAATGCGGGCAGTACAGCGACTGCCTTACAAAGATTCTGAACGTGTCAAGTCTGTGGAAGGTGTAGAACTGCTACGTACCCAATTAGTTTTGGAAATTGAGCAGGAAGGTGAACAAGAACATAATGCTTCACCTCTAGCCGCAGATATTGAATTAGTACCGGATGCTGAAAATCCAGACATTCAACGCTTACAGTTGGTAATTTTGGAGTCCTTGGTGATTCGGCGCGATATTGCTGCTGATGCGACTCAAGGCAGTACCCAAACCAGTCTGGAGGTAAAAGACGGAGACACTATCGCACCTGGTGCTGTGGTAGCACGTACCCAAATCTTGTCTAAAGAAGGTGGGATTGTGCGGGGCGTACAAAAGGGTACTGAAGCAGTGCGTCGTTGTTTAGTGCTGCGCCACAATGACATGGTAACGCTGAATGCTACCGCCCAACCCACCGTCAAAGCAGGTGACTTAATTGTTGCAGGTGCAGCAATTGCTCCTGGTGTCTTCGCTGAGGAATCTGGCCAAGTTGTGTCAGTGAAAAATGCTAATGCGGCATCTGCTGGTAGTGAATCAGCACTCAGCGTCCAAAATTACTCAGTCACAATCCGTGTTGGTCGTCCCTACCGAGTTAGTCCTGGTGCAGTGTTACAGATAGAGGACGGCGACTTGGTACAACGGGGCGATAACTTGGTACTGTTGGTATTTGAAAGAGCCAAAACCGGAGACATCATTCAAGGTTTGCCCCGGATTGAAGAACTATTAGAAGCCCGGAAACCCAAAGAAGCTTGTATTCTGACAAAACGGGGCGGGGAAGTTAAGGTTGTTTACGGTGATGGTGATGAAGCGATCGCAATCAAGGTCGTAGAATCAAATGGCGTAGTCACCGACTACCCACTTGGCCCTGGTCAAAACCTCATCGTACCTGATGGCTATCATGTATCAGCCGGTCAACCAGTCACTGATGGGCCTTCTAATCCCCACGAAATTCTGGAAATCTTCTTCAGTTTGGGTTCAGAAGAAGGAGTTTATGCCTGTGCCAGCCATGCCTTACAAAAAGTACAGACATTCTTAGTGAATGAAGTACAGATGGTATATCAATCTCAAGGCATTGACATTGCCGACAAGCACATCGAAGTGATTGTACGCCAAATGACCAACAAAGTGCGGATTGATGATGGTGGTGACACTACTATGCTTCCCGGCGAGTTGGTGGAATTGCGCCAAGTTGAGCAGGTGAATGAAGCTATGGCTATTACTGGCGGTGCGAGAGCGCAATATACTCCAGTATTGTTAGGGATTACCAAAGCATCCTTGAACACTGACAGCTTTATTTCTGCGGCATCCTTCCAAGAAACAACACGGGTTCTCACGGAAGCAGCCATTGAAGGTAAATCCGATTGGTTGCGTGGTTTGAAAGAAAACGTGATTATCGGACGTTTGATTCCGGCTGGTACTGGTTACAACACCTATGATGAACCCGGTATGATCGAAGATTATGCAACTCTGGATACCACCAGTGTCTTAGATGAAACCGATGATCCACTGGATATGGTGTTAGATGACCGCACAGCTCGCGCCTACAATTTAGATGCTCCTACTTTGACAGAAAGCGGATTTGGTAATCGGCGGTCAATTTTAGATGACGACGAGTTGATTGCAGATGAAGTTCATGACCTCGTAGATGAAGACGAAGGTGATGATTACGAGGAAGATGACGAAGACGATTACGATGATGATTAA
- a CDS encoding glycoside hydrolase family 57 protein, whose translation MAIGYVALVLHAHLPFVRHPESDYVLEEEWLYEAITETYIPLLKVFEGLKRDGIDFKITMSMTPPLVSMLRDPLLQERYDAHLAKLEELAELEAERNVHNGHIRYLAEHYATEFNEARQMWERYNGDLVTAFKQFQDTNNLEIITCGATHGYLPLMKMYPQAVWAQIQVACEHYEQTFGRPPKGIWLPECAYYEGLERMLADAGLRYFLTDGHGILYARPRPRFGTYAPIFTETGVAAFGRDHESSQQVWSSEVGYPGAAEYREFYKDLGWEAEYEYIKPYIMPNGQRKNTGIKYHKITGRGLGLSDKALYDPYWAKEKTAEHAANFMYNRERQVEHLYGIMQRPPIIVSPYDAELFGHWWYEGPWFIDYLFRKSWYDQGTYNMTHLADYLRAEPTQQVCRPSQSSWGYKGFHEYWLNETNAWIYPHLHKAAERMIEISHLEPEDELSWKALNQAARELLLAQSSDWAFIMRTGTMVPYAVRRTRSHLMRFNKLYEDVKIGKIDSGWLEKVELMDNIFPNINYRVYRPL comes from the coding sequence ATGGCTATTGGCTACGTCGCGCTTGTACTCCACGCCCACCTGCCTTTCGTTCGTCACCCAGAAAGTGACTATGTACTGGAAGAAGAATGGCTGTATGAAGCTATTACCGAAACATACATTCCCTTACTGAAAGTATTTGAAGGCTTAAAACGAGACGGCATCGACTTTAAAATCACCATGAGTATGACACCGCCGCTTGTGTCGATGCTCCGTGATCCTTTGTTACAAGAACGTTATGATGCCCACTTAGCCAAACTAGAAGAACTAGCGGAACTGGAAGCCGAACGGAATGTCCACAACGGGCATATTCGTTACCTAGCCGAACACTACGCCACTGAGTTTAACGAAGCGCGTCAGATGTGGGAACGCTACAACGGTGATTTGGTGACGGCTTTTAAACAGTTCCAAGATACTAACAACCTGGAAATTATCACCTGTGGTGCAACTCACGGTTATTTGCCGTTGATGAAAATGTATCCGCAAGCTGTGTGGGCGCAAATTCAGGTAGCTTGCGAACACTACGAACAAACTTTTGGTCGTCCACCCAAAGGTATTTGGTTGCCAGAATGCGCCTACTATGAAGGTTTAGAGCGAATGCTGGCAGATGCCGGGTTGCGTTATTTCCTGACTGATGGGCATGGTATTCTTTATGCACGTCCTCGTCCCCGCTTCGGTACTTACGCCCCGATTTTTACAGAAACTGGTGTGGCGGCTTTTGGTCGGGATCATGAATCTTCACAACAGGTATGGTCTTCTGAGGTGGGCTATCCCGGTGCGGCAGAATATCGGGAATTTTATAAAGATTTGGGCTGGGAAGCTGAGTATGAGTATATCAAGCCCTACATTATGCCCAACGGTCAACGTAAAAATACGGGGATTAAGTATCACAAAATTACTGGACGGGGATTAGGTCTATCAGATAAGGCACTCTATGACCCATATTGGGCAAAAGAAAAGACAGCAGAACACGCTGCTAACTTTATGTATAACCGCGAACGTCAGGTAGAGCATCTCTACGGCATTATGCAGCGTCCGCCAATTATTGTTTCGCCCTACGATGCTGAGTTATTTGGGCATTGGTGGTATGAAGGCCCTTGGTTTATTGATTACCTGTTCCGCAAGTCATGGTATGACCAAGGAACCTATAACATGACTCACTTGGCTGATTATTTACGGGCAGAACCTACTCAACAAGTGTGTCGTCCTTCCCAATCAAGTTGGGGTTACAAGGGTTTCCATGAGTATTGGTTAAACGAAACCAACGCCTGGATTTACCCACATTTGCACAAAGCTGCTGAACGTATGATTGAAATTTCTCATCTGGAACCAGAGGATGAATTAAGCTGGAAGGCACTCAACCAAGCAGCGCGGGAATTATTATTGGCACAATCTTCAGACTGGGCGTTTATTATGCGGACAGGAACAATGGTTCCTTATGCTGTGAGACGGACGCGATCGCACCTCATGCGCTTTAATAAGCTGTACGAGGATGTGAAAATCGGCAAAATTGATAGCGGTTGGTTAGAAAAAGTGGAATTAATGGATAATATCTTCCCTAACATTAACTATCGGGTTTATCGCCCTTTGTAG
- a CDS encoding photosystem II protein, Psb35-related: MTILFAVLVLGWVAASVLGSLAYFLGEQKKPIHERNWRSESFEKLAKSITGMEIDYSDRTPAYAMDAYTSQTLPR, translated from the coding sequence ATGACTATATTATTTGCAGTGTTAGTTTTAGGTTGGGTTGCCGCTTCTGTTTTAGGTTCTCTAGCTTACTTCCTAGGAGAGCAGAAAAAGCCAATTCATGAGCGTAACTGGCGTTCAGAGTCTTTTGAAAAGTTGGCTAAGTCTATTACTGGCATGGAAATAGATTACAGCGATCGCACCCCAGCCTATGCAATGGATGCTTATACTAGCCAGACTTTGCCTCGATAA
- the petA gene encoding cytochrome f, with product MRNACVTARLTRSVRAMMKALLIAIATVTIFFTSDLALPQSAAAYPFWAQQTYPETPREPTGRIVCANCHLAAKPTEVEVPQSVLPDQVFKAVVKIPYDTSVQQVGADGSKVGLNVGAVLMLPEGFKIAPADRIPEEMKEEVGDVYFQPYGEDKENIVIVGPLPGEQYQEIVFPVLSPNPANDKSIHFGKYSVHVGGNRGRGQVYPTGEKSNNNVYSAAATGTISKIAKEEDETGSVKYLVDIKTESGEVVSDTIPAGPELIVSEGQAVTAGDALTNNPNVGGFGQQDAEIVLQDANRVGWLIAFIALVMLAQVMLVLKKKQVEKVQAAEMNF from the coding sequence ATGAGAAATGCTTGTGTAACAGCGAGGTTAACTCGCAGTGTTAGAGCGATGATGAAAGCATTGCTCATAGCGATCGCTACTGTAACTATTTTCTTTACCAGCGATCTAGCCCTGCCCCAATCGGCTGCTGCTTATCCTTTCTGGGCGCAGCAAACTTACCCAGAAACCCCCCGCGAACCTACAGGCAGAATCGTGTGCGCTAACTGCCACTTAGCAGCCAAGCCCACAGAAGTAGAAGTTCCCCAATCCGTACTACCTGATCAAGTATTTAAAGCCGTCGTTAAAATTCCCTACGACACCAGCGTGCAACAAGTAGGCGCTGACGGTTCTAAAGTCGGCTTAAACGTTGGTGCTGTGTTAATGTTGCCTGAAGGCTTCAAAATTGCACCCGCAGACCGCATTCCTGAAGAAATGAAGGAAGAGGTTGGCGATGTTTACTTCCAACCCTACGGCGAAGATAAAGAGAACATCGTCATCGTTGGCCCCTTACCTGGCGAACAATATCAGGAAATTGTCTTCCCAGTTCTTTCTCCCAACCCTGCCAACGATAAAAGCATCCACTTCGGTAAATATTCAGTTCATGTAGGTGGTAACCGAGGCCGTGGACAAGTTTATCCTACAGGCGAAAAGAGCAACAACAACGTATATAGTGCTGCCGCTACAGGCACAATTAGCAAGATTGCTAAAGAAGAAGATGAAACCGGTAGCGTTAAATATCTAGTAGACATCAAAACTGAATCTGGTGAAGTGGTAAGTGATACCATTCCCGCAGGCCCAGAATTGATTGTTTCGGAAGGGCAAGCTGTGACAGCTGGCGATGCTTTGACCAATAATCCCAACGTTGGTGGCTTCGGTCAACAAGATGCAGAAATCGTGTTGCAAGATGCCAACAGAGTTGGCTGGCTGATTGCTTTCATTGCGCTGGTAATGTTAGCTCAAGTAATGCTAGTTCTCAAGAAGAAGCAGGTGGAAAAAGTCCAAGCTGCTGAAATGAATTTCTAA
- the petC gene encoding cytochrome b6-f complex iron-sulfur subunit yields MAQFSESMDVPDMGRRQFMNLLTFGTVTGVALGALYPVVNYFIPPASGGAGGGTTAKDELGNDVSVSKFLESHNVGDRTLVQGLKGDPTYIVVESKEAIGDYGINAVCTHLGCVVPWNAAENKFKCPCHGSQYDATGKVVRGPAPRSLALSHANVENDKIVLTAWTETDFRTNEEPWWA; encoded by the coding sequence ATGGCTCAATTTTCTGAATCTATGGACGTTCCCGATATGGGGAGACGTCAATTCATGAACCTGCTAACTTTTGGTACTGTCACCGGTGTGGCTCTGGGTGCATTGTATCCCGTTGTCAATTACTTTATTCCACCTGCTAGTGGTGGTGCAGGTGGCGGTACAACAGCAAAAGACGAACTGGGCAACGATGTTAGCGTCAGTAAATTTCTAGAAAGCCATAATGTAGGCGATCGCACCCTAGTTCAAGGACTCAAGGGAGACCCAACTTACATTGTGGTGGAAAGTAAGGAAGCTATTGGCGATTACGGCATCAATGCTGTCTGTACCCACCTGGGTTGTGTTGTTCCCTGGAACGCTGCCGAAAACAAGTTTAAATGCCCTTGTCACGGTTCCCAGTACGATGCAACTGGTAAAGTGGTGCGCGGTCCTGCACCACGTTCTTTGGCATTGAGTCATGCCAACGTGGAAAACGACAAAATCGTTTTAACTGCTTGGACAGAAACCGACTTCCGCACCAATGAAGAACCTTGGTGGGCTTAA
- a CDS encoding DUF3067 family protein: MTGQELRQLLVDKWGHSYDVQFRRTQGKIFLQVMWKYLEQASFPMSETEYQEHLDGVANYLHALGGAAQVRTFIAQTRDRPRLGKAVSIPLDLGERASEWIV; encoded by the coding sequence ATGACAGGACAGGAATTAAGACAACTTTTGGTAGATAAATGGGGACATTCCTATGATGTCCAGTTTCGGCGCACACAAGGCAAGATATTTTTGCAGGTGATGTGGAAATATCTTGAGCAAGCATCTTTTCCCATGAGTGAGACAGAATATCAAGAACATCTAGATGGTGTGGCGAATTATCTTCATGCGTTGGGTGGTGCAGCCCAGGTGCGGACATTCATCGCCCAAACACGCGATCGCCCCCGCCTTGGCAAAGCCGTCAGCATCCCTCTAGATTTAGGTGAACGTGCCTCGGAGTGGATAGTTTAA
- a CDS encoding tRNA-binding protein has product MPISYEDFEKVEIRVGKVIQVEAFTKARKPAYKLWIDFGDLGIKKSSAQITKLYQPEEIFNKLILAVTNFPPRQIADFLSEVLVLGVVLDDGEVALIQPDRDVPLGKRIL; this is encoded by the coding sequence ATGCCAATTAGCTATGAAGACTTTGAAAAAGTCGAGATTCGTGTTGGTAAAGTTATCCAAGTAGAAGCGTTTACTAAAGCCAGAAAACCAGCTTATAAACTGTGGATAGATTTTGGTGATTTGGGCATTAAAAAATCTAGCGCCCAAATTACCAAACTGTATCAACCAGAGGAAATTTTCAACAAATTAATATTAGCTGTGACCAACTTCCCTCCTCGTCAAATTGCTGATTTCTTGTCTGAAGTTCTGGTATTGGGTGTAGTTTTAGATGATGGTGAAGTTGCTTTAATTCAACCAGACAGAGATGTACCCCTGGGCAAACGCATTTTGTAG
- the tatC gene encoding twin-arginine translocase subunit TatC — MTPSQEVDTVKTPDIDTEGYGNSEHHPLDELPDEVEMSLFDHLEELRQRIFYSLIAVAVGVVGCFFGVKAIVQLLEVPAKGVKFLQLAPGEYFFVSLKVAAYSGLVLSSPFILYQVIQFVLPGLTRRERRLLGPIVLGSSVLFGAGLVFAYLLLIPAALNFFISYGADVVEQIWSIDKYFEFVLLLMFSTGLAFQVPIIQLLLANLGIVSSATMLAGWRFVIMGGVILGAVLTPSTDPLTQSLLAGAVLGLYFGGIGLVKLTGK, encoded by the coding sequence ATGACACCTTCACAAGAAGTAGATACCGTAAAAACTCCTGATATCGATACTGAGGGATACGGCAACTCGGAACATCATCCTCTAGATGAGTTGCCAGATGAAGTCGAAATGTCTCTTTTCGACCACTTAGAAGAGTTACGACAACGAATTTTCTATTCATTGATTGCTGTTGCTGTGGGTGTTGTTGGCTGTTTCTTTGGTGTCAAAGCCATTGTCCAGCTACTAGAAGTCCCAGCTAAGGGAGTCAAATTTCTACAACTTGCCCCCGGCGAATATTTCTTTGTTTCTCTAAAAGTAGCTGCTTATAGTGGCTTGGTACTTTCCAGTCCCTTCATCCTGTACCAAGTCATTCAGTTTGTGCTACCTGGACTAACTCGCCGTGAACGCCGATTACTGGGGCCGATAGTTTTAGGTTCGAGTGTCCTGTTTGGTGCTGGTTTAGTTTTTGCCTATTTACTACTGATTCCCGCCGCCTTGAATTTCTTTATCAGCTATGGCGCGGATGTAGTAGAACAAATTTGGTCAATTGATAAGTATTTTGAATTTGTCTTGCTGTTAATGTTCAGCACTGGGTTAGCCTTTCAAGTGCCGATCATCCAATTGTTACTGGCTAATTTGGGCATTGTCTCTTCAGCAACCATGCTTGCTGGTTGGAGATTTGTCATTATGGGCGGAGTCATTTTAGGCGCTGTTCTCACGCCTTCTACAGATCCTCTCACCCAAAGCCTACTGGCGGGTGCTGTGCTGGGTCTTTATTTTGGTGGTATTGGTTTGGTAAAACTTACAGGTAAATAA
- a CDS encoding P-loop NTPase fold protein: MPLDLEKFYQACNPSRPLMMGNSTDRRYYIDFASVRGGKIIEALQRTITRISPNAPTCQLFTGHLGCGKSTELLRLKAELEEQQFHVVYFESTHVLEMADVDVTDILLAIAGQVSESLEAMKIRLKPNYFTKLFSEVVDFLQTPIELGVEAELSVGIAKITAKTKESPQLRRRLRDYLEPRTQNILQAINQELLERANKELKALDKKGLVVIVDNLDRVAIRPLPSGRSLPEYLFIQRGEQLRKLNCHVVYTIPLALTFSNDSAELQHRLGGGVAPKVLPMIPVRLRSGDIFTQGLELMRQMVLARAFPDIEPSDRLSLITEVFDNLETLDRLCLISGGHVRDLLGLLFDCLREQDPPFGRECLELVIQRQRDYRANPIDTHEWELIFQVVKQQRVRGDIEYHTLLRSLFVFEYRDHQGAWFAINPVLAETPKFKSWLKDNYQQI, from the coding sequence ATGCCCCTAGATTTAGAAAAATTTTATCAGGCTTGCAATCCCAGCAGACCTCTAATGATGGGAAATTCTACCGATCGCAGGTATTATATCGATTTTGCGTCAGTGCGGGGCGGCAAAATTATTGAGGCTTTGCAGCGCACGATTACGCGCATTTCACCGAACGCACCCACCTGTCAGTTATTTACCGGACACCTGGGTTGTGGGAAATCAACAGAGTTGCTGCGACTCAAGGCGGAGTTAGAAGAACAGCAATTTCATGTCGTTTATTTTGAGTCTACCCACGTCTTAGAAATGGCGGATGTGGATGTGACTGATATTTTACTGGCGATCGCAGGGCAGGTGAGCGAGAGTCTGGAAGCGATGAAAATCCGGCTCAAACCCAATTATTTCACTAAATTGTTTAGTGAAGTGGTGGATTTTCTGCAAACACCAATTGAGTTGGGAGTGGAAGCGGAATTGTCGGTGGGGATTGCCAAAATTACTGCCAAAACCAAAGAAAGTCCCCAACTGCGCCGCCGCTTGAGAGACTACCTCGAACCCCGTACCCAAAATATTTTACAAGCGATTAATCAAGAACTATTAGAACGCGCTAACAAAGAACTTAAAGCCTTAGATAAAAAAGGCTTAGTAGTCATCGTGGATAATTTGGATCGGGTAGCAATTCGCCCTTTACCATCGGGGCGATCGCTGCCAGAATATTTATTTATCCAACGGGGTGAGCAGTTACGTAAACTCAACTGTCATGTAGTTTACACCATTCCCTTGGCTTTAACTTTCTCCAACGATAGCGCCGAACTGCAACATCGTTTAGGGGGTGGGGTTGCACCCAAAGTTTTACCCATGATACCTGTACGGTTGCGCTCTGGAGATATTTTCACTCAGGGATTGGAACTAATGCGCCAAATGGTTTTAGCGCGAGCCTTCCCTGACATCGAGCCGAGCGATCGCTTAAGCTTAATTACAGAAGTGTTTGATAACTTAGAAACACTAGATCGATTGTGCCTGATCAGTGGTGGTCATGTGCGCGATTTGTTGGGGTTGCTGTTTGACTGTCTGCGCGAACAAGATCCACCCTTTGGACGGGAGTGTTTGGAGTTGGTAATTCAAAGACAACGGGACTATCGCGCTAACCCTATTGACACCCACGAATGGGAGTTAATCTTCCAAGTAGTGAAGCAACAGAGGGTGAGAGGTGATATAGAATACCATACCTTATTGCGGAGTTTGTTTGTCTTTGAATACCGCGACCATCAAGGAGCTTGGTTTGCCATCAACCCAGTTTTAGCCGAGACACCCAAATTTAAGTCATGGTTGAAGGACAACTACCAGCAGATATAA